Proteins from a genomic interval of Polyodon spathula isolate WHYD16114869_AA chromosome 1, ASM1765450v1, whole genome shotgun sequence:
- the LOC121322163 gene encoding interleukin-8-like, which produces MISRVLMTCLVCAALSECFIGMELRCQCINRESRFMKPRQIKNIELIPKGPHCAQAEVIASLKSGHHICLDPSAAWVKIVIQKVLKR; this is translated from the exons ATGATTTCCAGAGTTCTTATGACTTGCCTTGTTTGTGCAGCTTTATCAGAGT GCTTCATAGGAATGGAGCTCCGCTGTCAATGCATCAATAGAGAATCCAGATTCATGAAGCCAAGACAGATAAAAAATATCGAGCTCATTCCAAAAGGGCCGCACTGTGCTCAGGCAGAGGTCAT tgcTTCCTTAAAATCTGGTCATCACATCTGCTTGGATCCTTCTGCTGCGTGGGTGAAGATAGTTATACAGAAAGTTTTAAAGAggtaa